The nucleotide window TTACATTCTTCTCGTTATATAATATGGGTTAGGATTGGTTACATTCTTCTCGTTTTGTAATGCGGGTTAGGATTGGTTACATTCTTCTCGTTTTGTAATGCGGGTTAGGATTGGTTACATTCTTCTCGTTTTGTAATGCGGGTTGGGATTGGTTACATTCTTCTCGTTATATAATACAGGTTAGGATTGGTTACATTCTTCTCGTTATAAAATACGGGTTAGGATTGGTTACATTCTTCTCGTTATATAATACAGGTTAGGATTGGTTACATTCTTCTCGTTATAAAATACGGGTTAGGATTGGTTACATTCTTCTCGTTGTGTAATACGGGTTAGGATTGGTTACAACTGCAGTACTTAGCTATCAGAAATTTGAttacaatgtgtttcaaaatatatttattaaaaagtatataacatattacatttaaaaaaatatagacatgaaaaatcaataatgatgatgatggcATACAAATAGACAGTCATTTTGAGATTCCAACTCCTGGAAGAAAAACGTGGAGATAATATGCAAGTCTGTTGTCTGAATCCAAAGGTTGATGTGTTACAAATCAATATATTAATGTTACAAATCAATAATTCTATGAATGTTATAAATCAATACAATGATattacaaaacaatatatttaaatTCTCGCATGTTTTTTGTTaggaaaacctttaaaaatgcTGTGTTGTTATTGGACAACAACATCAGTGTGACAAATATACTTAAACAACCAATGTTATAAACattaccattaaaaaaaaacaaccttgtCTATTTTGTGACCCTATGATCTTGTCGAGTCATGACCAACGAACTGATGGTGAATCTAAAGTTATAAAGATACttttaaatacaatgtaatcAAAAGAATGACTAAGtaactgtacatgtacgtatttcgTGTCCTAGCACAATGGATGCTAAATAAATCCTGTACTGCAGCAGTCAGTTTATAATGGATTGTGGTATTCTGGGATTGCTTGTAAATATAATTCTTCATCTCCATAAATAAACATAGAGTGTACAACTAAATTTACCCATCTAGATACATAAAATACaaccgtaaaaaaaaaatatgatctATAATGAGTGAAACTGAAGTTTCCTGCCATGTTCATGAACCTGACAAGCAGCATAGCgcgaaataacaaaaatttaGCAGGCAGCATGATCGCCTATAATcgtatagatctacatgtagtacaaataTATCTGAAGCTTAAAGACACTTAGATAAAACCTTgaattgtctttttaaaatgagTGATACAGTTTGATGTTGTTACAAGATATTTGTGAAAGGGATTTTCAAACCAAGAATCGTGTACGTAACGATCATATAAACAACTGTCTGTTACGTCACACGATCTGCCTCGTGTTCACCACGACAGGGACGGTAACTGTGTACTCTGATGTCACCGTCCCGCTGCCAGGATACGGGGGTGGAAGATCCGAGCTCATCGGTGATGGACCTGAAATTAATCCACAGAAACGTGTTGCAATTAGAAAGTGTATTAAGAGCATCGAGAAACTAAGATTCACTAATTTTTTGTTAAATCATTTTAATATTCTCCATCGAAAGTATACCAAAGATCGCTGGTCATGTTAATGATTAATCCTTTCGAAATTTCGTTTTCTGAACCCTCGAGTCCATGAAATAAAACTGATGTTGTGTTTACAAAAGTGATCGAAATTTCAAAaccttaattttattttgtagaacagaaaatacaaaaaataatatgagAGATATTCATTCATATAacacattttattcaatataggtctatatgtatgttttaaaaGTATATGCTTCAATTATGGTTCGGATCCAGATTAAACATACTGATTTTATGaaactctaaaaaaaaaaaaaaaaaaaaaaaaaaaaaaaaaaaatagtgtgaTACGTGTGCACATTACCTGACGACGTATTAATCAGACGTGTGTGGGGGATACCGGTATTTCTGAATACAGTTCCAGTTGATCTTTTTCGACGacaaataatgatgaaaaacaCAGTAACCCCCACAGTAACCGCTACCACGGCAACAAGACCGATCACCCAGGTGTCTGtcaataaattcataaaatcaTAAATGACCAGACTATATCGGTGAATGTACACTGAGCCACCCGCGTGTCAGCTTAAAAGACTGGTCATCAGTCCGGTCTGGTCAAAGTTCAAATCTAATTACGAATTcataaaattatcttttatcatTACAGCTGTAGAAAATATTCCTGTTATGTTCTATACAGTGCTTGATATTGGTGTACTTACAGTCTTCGTGTTGTTGGGCATATACTCTCAGCCGGAAAGAACTTTCTGATTCGTATAACTTATAAATGTTATCAAATGATAATCCTATGTCTAAATCGTCATTTTCCTCAGCACAAAACTTGCCAGGGGTACTCATACAGCCATATGTCTGGGGTGTAAAAAGGACAAAATAAGTTTTCAACATTAATTATGTAAACAGATTTAGCTGACGGAATGAGAATACATCGGAATCACTCCAAACCCTCTCTAAATTCCCAGAAAAAATGGTTGACCTATTAAGTACTACACGCACCTGTTGAGTCTGTACGGCCGCCTCGTTGTCGTAATAATTGACATGAATGTTGCAATCTTGTATATTATAGGACTCCACCTCCACGCAGATTTTACTTCGTGATTCCGTTGGGTTAAACGTCACCCTACACTCGCTAGATAAGTATGCCCCTGAGTGAGAATTTCTACTCCAAACAACATAAAATTCTTGTGTAGCACCCACTGTGTAGAATGTTGAGCCTAAACATGTGGACTTTGAAAGGGTGACTGAAACACAACCACAATAGTAAGATTAAAAATCTGACAGTGTGACtcattagagagagagagagagagagagagagagagagagagagagagagagagagagagccatGGACTATGTTATTCacattatcttttttttctaCTATGTACAATTTTCTTCATCACTAACTcagtaagtaaaaaaaaaaatactaattcCTCCACTACTAAATGAAaggcttttaaaattattacacTGTGTGCTGTTTTCTTCATCAGTAAGTaccttatgaaatatttttcttcgtTATGACCGTATTTaaggaattaatttattattttttcgtaggatggaggtataccaccAAAAACAAAGGACTGAAAACTGCATCATTCCTGAGTGATGCAAAGTTTTCTGGGTTTTTTCCCCCCGTAGTACACCTCCATccaaagaagaagaaaatgataaattctttccttatcattcaaatatattacTAATTTCCTTACTACTAAATACGTATGTACTAATACTTACTTGTCTCGCTGGATTTACTGTCCACCAATACGAACAGCAAGCCTGACGCAACGCTTAAAATCCAAAATGGTGCCATTCTGTGGGGCCTACAACACAATAAGTAGGTCGTTACTTTCTCTGTTTTGATATAACGGATGCTCTGGTGAGTTTAAATAATGAAGTAAAGACGTGCACATTCActtataaacattaaaaaaacctGATTTCAATTCTGCTGTCTACCACGTCAAAATCAAGTCTACTTCCTGTTTACAAAATCACACAATAAAGGAATAATGTCTCGTCATTACATTTTAACAAAACGCTTATCACTTCCGTGTTTTAAGTTAACAATGTCTGACTTTATACTCACTCAAATGATCACCTTCGTAGCAGTTATTCAATCCGAGAGAGTAGATCCTTCTAATAGATTTCTTAAAAAATGGCTGCACGCTTTCCTTTCAATGTTAACAACGCTTCGCATGACCGATTATACGTGCGATGTGAAATTTCCCGGTATTTTGTATCTAAAGGCATGTACAAACATTGCTGTAATAAAAACAGCGATTTATATCGAATCAAAGAGAAGATTACCAACCCGGTGCATGGTTTTCCTtatattaaatgcatatttattcTGGCATGAAGAATAAATATATGATTACAGTACTAGATACACGTGAATACGTGAAAACTGGAACGTTATGACAtgaattgtttgtaaacaagagTGAGAATAAGTCATACATTACAAATTGTGTAGTTCTAAAGACAATAATTTAGGGGTACATTACAAATTATGTACTTTTAAAGACTTGAGGAATGATGTgctatatgacaaacaataccAGAAgtataaaattaataaatataatcaattaattatatGTGTATggtatttatttaacaaatattcTTACGATTACAAAATAACACTGGgcttattaaaataaaatgttatcagTGTATGTTCCGATATGGCCAGACGactttttttatattgattgcCAGAGTCCAAATATAAACCtggtatttttttatttatttatttttttttttttacagtattaCCTTGTAGTTATTGAAAAATCtaaatattgataaatcttGAAAACTCCAAAtatgtgagaaaaataaattCTTCCCCCTATCTAAACTCATGTGGGACCAGGAACTCACTGGACCACGGTAGTGACCACGGTAGTGATATTGtatttcctttatttatacagacTATTTTCTCCTGTGTTAGTTAGCCAGATTTTATTATGAGTATCCCTATGAAGAATATCACACCGTTGTTTTTACCCACTGCCCTCGTATCAGCCCGAGTTGGTGGTacccaatctctacccagagttatcgttccttacactcacatacACATACccctgttaacgtctcaaaataagcaatgttattccacatgtaaatccactttcttttttacggctaataaaactaaaagctactttataaaatattggtaaaatgtaggtcaagaaactatttgtagattttttcccattactatatattcttcatgtacctatgtataggcctggtgcaatagaacaacccaatatccacgtttcaacccaaatcaatgcttcttgtgtcacaaaaagagtTGACATCTActcagtatttatttatttatgtatatttttgtaactgaagtcaaaaccatatgTTATTTGaacatacgtgccattttacaaaaatcttgtaaaacccttgagacgttgacagaggtgcaagtgagagcaaggaacgacaactctgggtagagattgggtGGTACCGACCCGTGCCTGAGGGCTCGATAC belongs to Ostrea edulis chromosome 7, xbOstEdul1.1, whole genome shotgun sequence and includes:
- the LOC125655567 gene encoding uncharacterized protein LOC125655567, whose protein sequence is MAPFWILSVASGLLFVLVDSKSSETITLSKSTCLGSTFYTVGATQEFYVVWSRNSHSGAYLSSECRVTFNPTESRSKICVEVESYNIQDCNIHVNYYDNEAAVQTQQTYGCMSTPGKFCAEENDDLDIGLSFDNIYKLYESESSFRLRVYAQQHEDYTWVIGLVAVVAVTVGVTVFFIIICRRKRSTGTVFRNTGIPHTRLINTSSGPSPMSSDLPPPYPGSGTVTSEYTVTVPVVVNTRQIV